From Lujinxingia litoralis, one genomic window encodes:
- a CDS encoding FecCD family ABC transporter permease yields the protein MRGVLTPHRIAWSASAALLLWVCSAALGLSAGSSSLGGFDLVARLLSGELSATEEAILWSARLPRVLFAGVVGAALAAGGAVFQAVLRNPLADPYILGVSGGAALGGTIFLTLGSLSIGALAIGTPVAAFGGALAALAVIFGVARWAPGGRGATYVLLLTGVIVNALAASLIMFLQSVVSAQKAQEILFYLMGSLSVEGTPWSTMVGVSAVILASLVALWAFARDLNVMSLGEEEAAYLGVEVARVRGVCLVLASLAVAVGVAFSGIIGFVGLVVPHAMRLVVGPDHRVLLPTSALAGAAFLTLADVSARSLFGLLGTTLPVGVLTSMIGAPLFLYFLWRALRRDAGWA from the coding sequence GTGCGCGGTGTGTTAACCCCCCACAGGATCGCGTGGAGTGCGAGCGCCGCGCTCCTACTCTGGGTGTGCAGTGCGGCGTTGGGGCTGAGCGCGGGCAGCTCATCGCTGGGGGGCTTCGATCTGGTCGCGCGGTTGCTCAGCGGTGAGCTCAGCGCGACGGAGGAGGCGATCTTGTGGAGCGCGCGACTGCCGCGGGTGCTCTTCGCCGGCGTGGTCGGTGCGGCGCTGGCCGCCGGCGGTGCGGTGTTCCAGGCGGTGCTGCGCAACCCGCTGGCCGACCCCTACATTCTCGGGGTGTCGGGGGGCGCGGCGCTGGGAGGCACGATCTTTTTGACGTTGGGAAGCCTGAGCATCGGGGCGTTGGCCATTGGCACGCCGGTGGCGGCGTTTGGCGGCGCGCTCGCTGCGCTCGCGGTCATCTTTGGGGTGGCACGCTGGGCGCCGGGCGGGCGCGGCGCCACGTATGTGCTTTTGCTGACCGGGGTGATCGTCAACGCGCTGGCGGCGTCGCTGATCATGTTTTTGCAGAGCGTGGTCTCAGCCCAGAAAGCGCAGGAGATCCTCTTTTATCTGATGGGCTCGCTGAGTGTGGAGGGCACGCCCTGGTCGACGATGGTTGGGGTGAGCGCGGTGATTCTGGCGAGTCTGGTGGCGTTGTGGGCCTTTGCGCGCGATCTCAACGTGATGTCACTCGGCGAGGAGGAGGCGGCGTATCTGGGAGTGGAGGTGGCCCGGGTGCGGGGCGTTTGCCTGGTGCTGGCGAGCCTGGCGGTGGCGGTGGGGGTGGCGTTTTCGGGCATCATCGGGTTTGTGGGGCTGGTGGTGCCCCACGCGATGCGCCTGGTGGTGGGGCCGGATCACCGGGTGCTTTTGCCGACCTCGGCGCTGGCCGGCGCGGCGTTTTTGACGCTGGCCGATGTGAGCGCGCGCAGCCTCTTTGGCTTGTTGGGAACCACGTTGCCGGTGGGGGTGCTGACCTCGATGATCGGCGCGCCGCTCTTTCTTTACTTTCTCTGGCGAGCGCTCCGGCGTGATGCGGGGTGGGCATGA
- the hflX gene encoding GTPase HflX, giving the protein MYRRKIGTLDAISQEFATQMTFISEELNRVVAVLVDRSGKVEHVMLGDAHRVYLPDLGRQRAGQSRFRGVRLIRTHLGERGRQVELSRDDLTDLSKLQLDLVMSIGVGPGGYPGQVAWAHLVPENPEQRIWETHKAANPSEVGVSFTHFIMELEGEFQRKAADVVTTGGQPALLAYVATPEGRPEEVEVEEMLELCRTAGVDVVDTMIQRRTSMHPKFALGRGKIEELTLRALQLDIDLIIFAQDLSPTQLRGITDETDIKVIDRTQLILDIFAQRATSRDGKVQVELAQLKYNLPRLHSRNTGMSRLTGGIGGRGPGETKLEINRRRARDRIRSLERDIENLSKQREVRRARRTRNQLPTVSIVGYTNAGKSTLLNALTYSEVLSEDKLFATLQPTTRKLRFPDEREIIFTDTVGFIHDLPADLVAAFKATLEELDEADILMHLVDVSDERFEDKMEAVNRILTEIGLGDKEQMLVFNKIDLLEGDQGASVARAYNAIPVSALERESSEALVEVLENRLFRQSRQRDAALEVRP; this is encoded by the coding sequence TTGTACCGACGCAAGATTGGCACCCTGGACGCGATCAGTCAGGAGTTTGCCACCCAGATGACCTTCATCTCCGAAGAGCTCAATCGGGTGGTGGCGGTGCTGGTCGATCGTTCGGGGAAAGTAGAACACGTGATGCTGGGGGACGCCCATCGCGTCTACCTGCCGGATCTGGGGCGGCAACGCGCCGGGCAGAGCCGCTTTCGCGGGGTGCGTCTGATCCGCACCCACCTGGGGGAGCGCGGGCGTCAGGTGGAGTTGTCTCGCGATGACTTAACCGACCTCTCCAAACTGCAGCTCGACCTGGTGATGAGCATCGGGGTGGGGCCGGGAGGCTACCCGGGGCAGGTGGCCTGGGCGCACCTGGTGCCGGAGAACCCGGAGCAGCGCATCTGGGAGACCCACAAGGCGGCCAACCCCTCGGAAGTGGGGGTGAGCTTTACGCACTTTATTATGGAGCTCGAGGGGGAGTTCCAGCGCAAGGCGGCCGACGTGGTGACCACCGGCGGGCAGCCAGCGCTGCTGGCCTACGTGGCCACGCCGGAGGGGCGGCCCGAGGAGGTGGAGGTCGAGGAGATGCTGGAGCTCTGCCGCACCGCCGGCGTCGATGTGGTGGATACGATGATTCAGCGCCGGACCTCGATGCACCCCAAATTTGCGCTGGGCCGGGGTAAGATCGAGGAGCTGACGCTGCGCGCGCTCCAGCTCGACATCGACCTGATCATCTTTGCGCAGGATTTGAGCCCCACCCAGCTGCGGGGGATCACCGATGAGACCGACATCAAGGTCATCGATCGCACGCAGTTGATTCTGGACATCTTCGCGCAGCGCGCGACCTCGCGTGATGGCAAGGTTCAGGTGGAGCTGGCCCAGCTCAAGTACAATTTGCCACGTCTGCACAGCCGCAACACGGGCATGAGCCGTCTGACCGGCGGGATCGGGGGGCGCGGTCCCGGGGAGACCAAGTTGGAGATCAACCGGCGTCGGGCCCGCGATCGCATCCGCTCGTTGGAGCGCGACATTGAAAACCTGAGCAAGCAGCGCGAGGTGCGTCGCGCGCGGCGCACGCGCAATCAGCTGCCTACCGTGAGCATCGTGGGGTACACCAACGCGGGTAAATCCACGTTGCTCAATGCGCTGACCTACTCCGAGGTGCTCAGCGAGGATAAGCTCTTTGCCACGCTCCAGCCCACGACCCGCAAGCTGCGCTTTCCGGACGAGCGGGAGATCATTTTCACCGACACCGTCGGGTTCATTCACGATCTGCCGGCCGACCTGGTGGCGGCGTTCAAGGCCACGCTCGAAGAACTCGATGAGGCCGATATCCTGATGCACCTGGTCGACGTCTCCGACGAGCGCTTTGAGGATAAGATGGAGGCGGTCAACCGCATCCTCACCGAGATTGGGCTGGGAGATAAGGAGCAGATGTTGGTCTTTAATAAGATCGATCTGCTTGAGGGTGACCAGGGCGCCTCGGTGGCGCGGGCGTACAACGCGATTCCGGTCTCGGCGCTGGAGCGCGAGAGCAGCGAGGCGCTGGTCGAGGTGTTGGAGAATCGCCTCTTTCGGCAGTCGCGCCAGCGGGACGCGGCGCTGGAGGTGCGGCCCTGA
- a CDS encoding FHA domain-containing protein yields MHKLLIEDDEGGKTVVSLIRDEITVGRAEGNTIRLTERNVSRHHARITCADDRIFVEDLAARYGIKRNGKAIKGRAEWAVGDVVLIGDYRLTLQGEKKAKPLPKPKARAPGQGPGAHEVTTVTRLSDLEESQSEVTSMMPALPAKLVVISSNFAGQEFSLTQNETVIGRGEDCHFIIDHRSISQKHAKIVREKNGAYKIVDLNSKNGVKVSGETYRATHLKRGDVIELGHVKFRFVEPGENYVFTPPSASLAGGQEFAPAAGSTGPNKLVVFGGGLVVAALLAVGAIFALGGDKESPAGAPAVDAQVQAEAAREIAELEVNAGDDRIDAAVASARGDYEEGKLQRAIGKLESIGELMEPSPEQQRQISELLSSARNELPFQRHYENARDSLEAGEPVEALEHASSIPSHSIFYKKMEGDGTQAGILNGVVTQARQELNDGKTEEARELAESVLVVRSTHQPARDLLTRIEEQERAAKAAVAARAEAAAARSEASGSGGSRSGGRTASRNKPSEPKLSAEEARTLFTNAARKVASGDPRGAITDCTQGVRGGNADCHRILGVAYGQLGDTDAACRHYRQYMRTGPSNPGAVEAQMERLGCGP; encoded by the coding sequence ATGCACAAGCTCCTTATCGAGGATGATGAAGGCGGGAAAACCGTCGTCTCCCTCATCCGGGACGAAATTACCGTGGGGCGGGCCGAGGGCAACACCATCCGCCTGACCGAACGTAATGTCTCGCGTCATCACGCGCGCATCACGTGTGCCGATGACCGAATATTCGTTGAGGATCTGGCCGCGCGCTATGGGATTAAGCGCAACGGCAAGGCGATCAAAGGGCGAGCCGAGTGGGCCGTGGGCGATGTGGTGCTCATCGGGGACTACCGGCTGACGCTTCAGGGGGAGAAGAAGGCCAAACCCCTTCCCAAACCCAAGGCCCGAGCTCCGGGGCAGGGGCCGGGCGCGCACGAGGTGACCACCGTCACTCGCCTCTCCGATCTGGAAGAGAGCCAGAGTGAGGTGACCTCGATGATGCCGGCGCTGCCGGCCAAGCTGGTGGTGATCTCCAGCAATTTCGCTGGCCAGGAGTTCTCGCTCACCCAGAACGAGACGGTGATCGGCCGCGGCGAGGATTGCCACTTCATCATCGACCATCGCTCCATCTCGCAGAAGCATGCCAAGATCGTGCGCGAGAAAAACGGCGCGTATAAGATCGTCGATCTCAACAGCAAGAATGGCGTCAAGGTCAGCGGAGAGACCTACCGGGCGACGCACCTCAAACGCGGCGATGTCATCGAGCTCGGGCATGTGAAGTTCCGCTTTGTGGAGCCTGGCGAGAACTACGTGTTCACGCCGCCCTCGGCGTCGCTGGCGGGCGGGCAGGAGTTTGCGCCGGCCGCGGGCAGCACCGGTCCCAACAAGCTGGTGGTCTTTGGCGGGGGGCTGGTGGTGGCGGCGCTGCTGGCGGTGGGAGCGATATTTGCGCTGGGAGGCGATAAAGAGAGCCCGGCCGGAGCGCCGGCGGTCGATGCCCAGGTGCAGGCTGAAGCCGCCCGGGAGATCGCGGAGCTGGAGGTCAATGCCGGCGACGATCGCATTGATGCGGCCGTGGCCAGCGCTCGGGGCGATTATGAGGAAGGCAAACTCCAGCGCGCCATCGGCAAGCTGGAGTCCATTGGCGAGTTGATGGAGCCCTCGCCGGAGCAACAGCGCCAGATCTCGGAGCTCTTAAGCAGCGCCCGCAATGAGCTTCCCTTCCAGCGTCATTACGAGAACGCCCGCGACAGCCTGGAGGCCGGGGAGCCGGTGGAGGCCCTGGAGCACGCCTCGTCGATTCCCTCGCACTCGATCTTTTATAAGAAGATGGAAGGCGACGGCACGCAGGCCGGCATCCTCAACGGTGTGGTCACGCAGGCCCGTCAGGAACTCAACGATGGCAAGACCGAGGAGGCCCGGGAGCTTGCCGAGAGCGTGCTGGTGGTGCGCTCGACGCACCAGCCGGCCAGGGACCTGCTGACGCGGATCGAGGAGCAGGAGCGCGCCGCCAAGGCGGCGGTGGCCGCGCGAGCCGAGGCCGCGGCGGCCCGCAGCGAAGCGAGTGGTTCGGGAGGCTCCCGCAGCGGCGGACGCACGGCCTCGCGGAACAAGCCCTCCGAGCCCAAGCTCAGCGCGGAGGAAGCGCGCACCCTCTTCACCAACGCCGCGCGTAAGGTGGCCAGTGGCGATCCCCGCGGGGCGATCACCGACTGCACCCAGGGGGTGCGCGGCGGCAACGCCGACTGCCACCGCATTCTGGGGGTGGCCTACGGTCAGCTCGGTGATACCGACGCGGCCTGCCGCCACTACCGCCAGTACATGCGCACCGGCCCCTCGAACCCCGGGGCGGTGGAGGCGCAGATGGAGCGTCTGGGGTGCGGACCCTGA
- a CDS encoding ABC transporter ATP-binding protein, producing MSVIDSQQGTRAPLLELRGLGARAGERTLFEELRLNIFPGQAWAVVGPNGVGKTTLMRMLAGVRLPDGGQVMLGGRALSTYTRREIAREVGVVPQASVPVFDFGALEFVLMGLHASRPRFSLPGVGDHRAGLEALARLEVEHLAHRPVSSLSGGERQRVVMARTLVTQARVWLLDEPTANLDLRHQLRLLEVVREHVDEGGAAVAVLHDLELVHRFFDRVLLLAPGRALGWGAPEDTLTEEQVSEAFGLAMRRLQVEGRWVWLA from the coding sequence ATGAGTGTGATCGATTCACAGCAGGGGACGCGAGCGCCGCTGCTGGAGCTCCGGGGGCTGGGAGCGCGGGCTGGCGAGCGCACGCTCTTCGAGGAGCTCCGGCTGAACATCTTCCCGGGGCAGGCCTGGGCGGTGGTGGGGCCCAATGGTGTGGGCAAAACCACCTTGATGCGCATGCTCGCCGGAGTGCGGTTGCCGGATGGCGGGCAGGTGATGTTGGGGGGGAGAGCGCTCTCAACGTATACGCGCCGCGAGATCGCCCGGGAGGTGGGGGTGGTGCCTCAGGCCTCGGTGCCGGTGTTTGATTTCGGTGCGCTGGAGTTTGTGCTGATGGGCCTGCATGCCAGCCGCCCGCGTTTTAGCCTTCCCGGCGTCGGTGATCACAGGGCAGGTCTAGAGGCGCTGGCGCGGCTGGAAGTGGAGCATCTGGCTCATCGCCCGGTGTCGTCGCTCAGCGGCGGGGAACGCCAGCGTGTGGTCATGGCGCGGACATTGGTCACGCAGGCCAGGGTGTGGTTGCTCGATGAGCCCACGGCAAATCTGGACCTTCGTCATCAGCTGCGGCTGTTGGAGGTGGTGCGCGAGCATGTCGACGAGGGGGGCGCGGCGGTGGCGGTGCTCCACGACCTGGAGCTCGTGCACCGCTTCTTTGACCGGGTGCTGCTCCTGGCGCCCGGGCGCGCCCTGGGATGGGGCGCGCCCGAAGACACCTTGACCGAGGAGCAAGTCAGCGAGGCGTTCGGCCTCGCGATGCGCCGCCTCCAGGTGGAGGGGCGCTGGGTGTGGCTGGCGTAG
- a CDS encoding ABC transporter substrate-binding protein has product MKLLYPFKMMLALCALLAMGACERAPQPSVAPGSEPGARVVSEHSVHSAQLPSTPERVVSMAPSTTEVLFALGLGEQVVGVTRYCDYPAEATGRSKIGGMLDPDLEAILALKPDLVVGVQAGADHHIADQLDQAGISYAFVRGDDLEAAMRSFEILGGWMGQAERGERLRARVEGELQAVSERLRAARGERPMRALMVYDREPLVVAGPGSFGAELLELSGLTNAVGDQATAYPVLDVEAVLEAAPEAVIDVSLNVPTEQVLAYWERFESLPAVRQERVVHLPDPVMMRPGPRVPRALALLGEASGVEAAVAEQAQE; this is encoded by the coding sequence ATGAAACTGCTGTACCCATTTAAGATGATGCTGGCGCTGTGCGCGCTATTGGCGATGGGGGCCTGTGAGAGGGCTCCGCAGCCCTCGGTGGCGCCGGGGAGCGAGCCCGGGGCGCGCGTGGTCAGCGAGCATTCGGTGCACAGCGCGCAGCTGCCCTCGACGCCGGAGCGGGTGGTTTCGATGGCGCCCTCGACCACCGAGGTGCTGTTTGCCCTGGGGCTTGGTGAGCAGGTGGTGGGGGTGACGCGCTACTGTGACTACCCGGCGGAGGCCACCGGTAGGTCCAAGATCGGGGGGATGCTTGATCCGGATCTGGAGGCGATTCTGGCGTTGAAGCCCGATCTGGTGGTGGGGGTGCAGGCCGGCGCCGATCATCATATCGCCGACCAGCTGGATCAGGCCGGGATCTCGTATGCGTTTGTGCGCGGCGACGATCTGGAGGCGGCGATGCGCAGCTTTGAGATCCTGGGCGGCTGGATGGGGCAGGCGGAGCGCGGAGAGCGTTTGCGCGCCCGGGTGGAGGGCGAGCTCCAGGCGGTCTCGGAGCGGCTGCGTGCGGCTCGTGGCGAGCGCCCGATGCGGGCGTTGATGGTCTATGACCGCGAGCCGCTGGTGGTGGCCGGGCCGGGCTCCTTCGGCGCAGAGCTGCTGGAGCTTTCGGGGCTTACCAACGCCGTTGGCGACCAGGCCACGGCGTATCCGGTGTTGGATGTCGAGGCGGTGTTGGAGGCGGCGCCGGAGGCGGTGATCGATGTCTCCTTGAATGTGCCGACGGAGCAGGTGCTGGCGTACTGGGAGCGCTTTGAGAGTCTGCCGGCGGTGCGCCAGGAGCGGGTGGTGCATCTTCCCGATCCGGTGATGATGCGGCCCGGGCCCCGGGTGCCCCGGGCGCTGGCGTTGCTGGGCGAGGCATCGGGAGTTGAGGCGGCGGTGGCGGAGCAAGCCCAGGAGTAA
- a CDS encoding MXAN_5187 C-terminal domain-containing protein, with the protein MAGRDLLSPSEIDAMLNNLERQIDRLRVLYERYFNGVDRRPPTHQRQEIVRLSFELEHTFINNTAQKFRLRALVQRFQTFKTYWDRTLRQIEEGTYKRDRNKAERRQERRAEREARDQAYSIDLDNDFIEGLDEVDLDALMGDALSSVEAAPAPSPSPAAPSPSEADEKERIRREKLAEIQRQLGLVDDAPPPSAQPAPPVARHGATETPRAAAASEPVAQERPKSNPRSEKLAAMRRKLQRQSATESAAQPSPGSGKEAGGVRGASADQVARMKAMRDKLASRSISRPSSAPQQRSAPTASAPGTSVRTTGSHRVVRRNASDDEGSRQVYERLLEAKRRCNEPTDKLSYDAVKRSMDRQRAELQRTRGARNVDFQVVIKGGKAYLKPDAKD; encoded by the coding sequence ATGGCGGGACGCGACCTGCTCAGCCCTTCAGAAATCGATGCGATGCTCAACAACCTGGAGCGTCAAATCGATCGCCTGCGCGTTCTCTACGAACGCTATTTCAACGGTGTCGATCGGCGTCCCCCGACGCATCAGCGCCAGGAGATCGTGCGCCTGAGCTTTGAGCTGGAGCACACCTTCATCAATAACACAGCCCAGAAGTTCCGTCTGCGAGCCTTAGTCCAGCGCTTCCAGACCTTCAAGACCTACTGGGATCGTACCCTGCGCCAGATCGAAGAGGGCACCTACAAACGCGATCGCAACAAAGCCGAACGCCGCCAGGAACGACGCGCCGAGCGCGAAGCCCGCGATCAGGCCTACAGCATCGATCTGGACAACGACTTCATCGAAGGCCTCGATGAGGTCGACCTCGATGCGTTGATGGGCGACGCCCTCTCGTCGGTGGAAGCCGCCCCGGCCCCCTCGCCATCACCGGCAGCGCCCTCCCCCTCCGAGGCCGACGAGAAGGAGCGCATCCGCCGCGAAAAACTCGCCGAAATCCAACGCCAGCTGGGACTCGTCGACGATGCGCCGCCACCGAGCGCTCAGCCGGCTCCCCCGGTCGCTCGCCACGGTGCGACCGAAACGCCCCGCGCCGCGGCGGCCTCGGAGCCCGTCGCTCAAGAGCGTCCGAAGAGCAATCCGCGCAGCGAAAAGCTCGCCGCGATGCGCCGCAAACTTCAGCGCCAGAGTGCCACCGAATCCGCCGCGCAACCCTCGCCCGGCTCCGGCAAGGAGGCCGGGGGAGTGCGCGGCGCCAGCGCCGATCAGGTCGCCCGAATGAAGGCCATGCGCGATAAACTGGCCAGTCGCTCCATCTCGCGCCCTTCCTCCGCGCCGCAGCAACGCTCCGCGCCGACCGCGTCCGCGCCCGGCACCTCCGTTCGCACCACCGGCAGCCACCGCGTGGTCCGCCGCAATGCCTCCGACGATGAGGGCTCGCGCCAGGTCTACGAACGCCTCCTCGAAGCCAAGCGCCGCTGCAACGAGCCTACCGACAAGTTGAGCTACGACGCCGTCAAGCGCTCCATGGATCGCCAGCGCGCCGAGCTCCAGCGCACCCGCGGCGCCCGCAACGTCGACTTCCAGGTCGTGATCAAGGGCGGGAAAGCCTACCTCAAGCCCGACGCCAAAGACTGA
- a CDS encoding efflux RND transporter permease subunit, with amino-acid sequence MNLPRFAVGRPVMTTMVFLGLMILGAVSFTRLQVDLLPEIDFPSISVMTSYNGAGPEEIETLITRPIEEAIGTVEGIDSIESFSAEGRSRVALRFVWGTNLDTALNDVRATIERVKAGLPEDADDPVIFKFNLGSFPIMQLALSGEMSEPQLRQLAELQLAPRLERVEGVASVDVRGGLKRQIQVVLDSERLRAFGLPPTAVVDALRAENRNLPAGTIERFDQSLLVRVLGEAAEPEELQQVIVGSRQDASGARVPVLLRDVAQVLDTFEDPSNVVRINGEPSLRISVTNQSGTNTVEVAARVRQELERINRDYQGRAVFTVASDTSEYIENSISNVQDSVLIGAALAVLVLLFFLRNVRSTLIIAVGIPISVIGIFTLMYYFGITLNLISFGGVALGVGLLVDNAIVILENIFRKLEEGDAPGEAAVEGSREVAGAIVASTITTLVVFVPVVFLTGFASIFFGQMAFVVSFALVCSLAVALTLIPMLSSRFLKSGQSLEGGDEGVIGRFLRAVEKTYGNLADGCLDHPKTTLAVVLAAFVGAMALIPYVGTELMPEDDMSEVRVSLDLPVGTRIELTEQAAQQIEALIPEAVPELELMQTIVGTPGFYSTAGGESASIELQLVKPHLRERSSDEVAADLSRRLKGLIPGADIRVRAGGGLWILRVLQGGGERLEVQVRGYDLETADRLAAEVSQVMTSVEGITGANVSRKPGGKEVRIVPDRAKLGAMGLQPSDVARQIQTYIQGTRATVLRTDGDEFDVIVRLPREERLGVEALLDSPIVLPGIGTAMLGDLVSVQEIEGPLTIERENQGRVVDVRAFLSGDRNLGAITAELRERIAEMEIPDEFSVLVQGETEEQEETFAGLMVGIILAVLLVYMVMAAQFESFLQPLYIMFSIPVAGIGVVLMLLATDTTFNMQSFLGCIVLTGIVVNNAIVLVDYVNLLRAEQGMKVREAVALSARRRLRPILMTTATTVLALIPVALGLGEGGDTQAPLARAVIGGLFVSAAISLVLIPVLYNLVEGWRERRAARS; translated from the coding sequence ATGAATTTGCCCCGCTTTGCAGTCGGTCGTCCGGTGATGACGACCATGGTCTTTCTCGGGCTGATGATCCTGGGGGCGGTCTCCTTTACTCGCCTGCAGGTTGACCTTTTGCCGGAGATCGACTTCCCGTCGATCTCGGTGATGACCTCGTACAACGGGGCGGGCCCCGAGGAGATCGAGACCCTGATCACGCGTCCGATCGAGGAGGCGATCGGTACGGTCGAGGGGATCGACAGCATCGAGAGCTTCTCGGCCGAGGGGCGCAGCCGGGTGGCGTTGCGCTTTGTCTGGGGGACCAACCTGGATACGGCGCTCAACGATGTGCGCGCAACGATCGAGCGGGTGAAGGCCGGGCTGCCCGAGGACGCCGATGACCCGGTGATCTTCAAGTTTAACCTGGGCAGCTTCCCGATCATGCAGCTGGCGCTCTCTGGCGAGATGAGTGAGCCGCAGCTGCGTCAGTTAGCGGAGTTGCAGCTGGCTCCCCGGCTGGAGCGGGTCGAGGGGGTGGCCTCGGTCGATGTGCGTGGGGGGCTCAAACGCCAGATTCAGGTGGTGCTGGACAGCGAGCGTCTGCGGGCGTTCGGGCTGCCGCCCACCGCGGTGGTCGATGCGCTGCGGGCCGAGAACCGCAACCTGCCGGCGGGCACCATCGAGCGTTTCGATCAGTCGCTGCTGGTGCGCGTGCTTGGTGAGGCCGCCGAACCCGAGGAGCTGCAGCAGGTGATCGTGGGCTCGCGTCAGGACGCCTCCGGGGCGCGGGTGCCGGTGTTGCTGCGGGACGTGGCCCAGGTGCTCGATACCTTTGAAGACCCCTCGAACGTGGTGCGGATCAACGGGGAGCCCTCCCTGCGGATCTCGGTGACGAACCAGTCGGGGACCAACACGGTGGAGGTGGCCGCGCGGGTGCGTCAGGAGCTTGAGCGCATCAACCGTGACTACCAGGGGCGCGCGGTCTTTACGGTGGCCAGTGACACCTCGGAGTACATTGAGAACTCCATTTCCAACGTTCAGGATTCGGTGCTTATCGGCGCGGCGTTGGCCGTGCTGGTGCTGCTCTTCTTTTTGCGCAACGTGCGCTCGACCTTGATCATCGCGGTGGGGATCCCGATCTCGGTGATCGGGATCTTTACGCTGATGTATTACTTCGGGATCACGCTCAACCTGATCAGCTTCGGCGGAGTGGCCCTGGGGGTGGGGCTGCTGGTCGATAACGCGATCGTGATCCTGGAGAATATTTTCCGAAAACTCGAGGAGGGCGACGCGCCGGGGGAAGCCGCGGTGGAGGGCTCCCGGGAGGTGGCCGGGGCGATCGTGGCCTCCACGATCACCACGCTGGTGGTGTTTGTGCCGGTGGTCTTTTTGACCGGGTTTGCCTCGATCTTCTTCGGGCAGATGGCCTTTGTGGTGAGCTTCGCGCTGGTGTGTTCGCTGGCGGTGGCGCTGACGCTGATCCCGATGCTCTCGTCGCGCTTCCTCAAGAGCGGGCAGTCGCTGGAAGGCGGTGATGAAGGGGTGATCGGGCGCTTCCTCCGCGCGGTGGAGAAGACCTACGGCAACCTGGCCGACGGATGTCTGGATCATCCCAAGACCACGCTGGCCGTGGTGCTGGCGGCCTTTGTGGGAGCGATGGCGCTGATCCCCTACGTGGGCACCGAGCTGATGCCCGAGGATGATATGAGCGAGGTCCGGGTGAGCCTGGATCTGCCGGTGGGCACGCGGATTGAACTCACCGAGCAGGCCGCCCAGCAGATCGAGGCGTTGATTCCGGAGGCGGTGCCCGAGCTGGAGTTGATGCAGACGATCGTGGGGACGCCGGGCTTCTACTCGACGGCCGGCGGGGAGTCGGCGTCGATCGAGCTGCAGCTGGTCAAGCCGCATTTGCGGGAGCGCAGCAGCGATGAGGTCGCCGCCGATTTGAGTCGCCGGCTCAAGGGGCTGATCCCCGGGGCCGACATTCGGGTGCGGGCCGGGGGCGGGTTGTGGATTCTGCGGGTGCTTCAGGGGGGCGGGGAGCGTCTGGAGGTGCAGGTGCGCGGCTACGATCTGGAGACGGCCGACCGGCTGGCCGCGGAGGTGTCCCAGGTCATGACCTCGGTGGAGGGCATCACCGGGGCCAACGTCAGCCGCAAGCCCGGCGGCAAAGAGGTGCGCATCGTGCCCGACCGCGCCAAGCTGGGGGCCATGGGGCTGCAGCCCTCCGATGTGGCGCGTCAGATCCAGACCTACATCCAGGGCACCCGGGCTACGGTGTTGCGCACCGACGGCGACGAGTTCGACGTGATCGTGCGCCTGCCCCGGGAGGAGCGTCTGGGAGTGGAGGCGCTGCTCGACTCGCCGATCGTGTTGCCCGGGATCGGGACCGCGATGCTGGGAGACCTGGTCAGCGTCCAGGAGATCGAGGGGCCGCTGACCATTGAGCGCGAGAACCAGGGCCGCGTCGTCGATGTGCGCGCCTTCTTGAGCGGCGACCGCAACCTGGGCGCCATCACCGCGGAGCTGCGCGAGCGAATCGCCGAGATGGAGATCCCCGATGAATTCAGCGTGCTGGTGCAGGGGGAGACCGAGGAGCAGGAGGAGACTTTTGCCGGCCTGATGGTGGGCATCATCCTGGCGGTGTTGCTGGTGTATATGGTGATGGCCGCGCAGTTTGAGAGTTTTCTGCAGCCGCTCTACATCATGTTCTCCATTCCGGTGGCGGGCATCGGGGTGGTGCTGATGCTGCTGGCGACCGACACCACCTTTAATATGCAGTCGTTTCTGGGCTGCATCGTGCTCACGGGGATCGTGGTCAACAACGCCATTGTGCTGGTGGACTACGTGAACCTGCTGCGCGCGGAGCAGGGGATGAAGGTGCGGGAGGCCGTGGCGCTGAGCGCGCGTCGGCGTCTACGCCCGATTTTGATGACGACGGCGACCACGGTGCTGGCGTTGATCCCGGTGGCGCTGGGCCTTGGCGAGGGCGGGGATACCCAGGCGCCGCTGGCGCGGGCGGTCATCGGCGGGCTCTTTGTCTCGGCGGCGATTTCGCTGGTGCTGATTCCGGTGCTCTACAACCTGGTCGAGGGCTGGCGAGAGCGTCGGGCGGCGCGCAGCTGA